A single genomic interval of Methanobrevibacter olleyae harbors:
- a CDS encoding prefoldin subunit beta produces MEIPENVQHQLNQFQQLQQQAQAVTVQKQNVDIQLKEAETALEELKKTSEDAEVFKTAGNLLIKVERNETLEDLEDKVETLKLRQQTMTRQEERVMKKLEEMQASIQQAMGGLQG; encoded by the coding sequence ATGGAAATTCCAGAAAATGTACAACATCAATTAAACCAATTCCAACAGTTACAACAACAAGCTCAAGCTGTTACTGTTCAAAAGCAAAATGTAGATATTCAATTAAAAGAAGCTGAAACTGCTCTTGAAGAACTTAAAAAAACTTCAGAAGATGCTGAAGTATTTAAAACTGCTGGAAACTTACTTATTAAAGTTGAACGTAATGAAACCTTAGAAGATCTTGAAGATAAAGTTGAAACTCTTAAACTAAGACAACAAACTATGACTCGTCAGGAAGAAAGAGTTATGAAAAAGCTTGAAGAAATGCAAGCAAGCATCCAACAAGCTATGGGTGGATTACAAGGGTAA
- a CDS encoding DUF3194 domain-containing protein, translating into MEAKLKKLSEDDIEDISNFLSDTIERKISSSLKSQKEILSMDISINVLYPDEKGELDVDASIDIDLDELSKLSNEKIEEVIDESYLELDEYINENFRE; encoded by the coding sequence ATGGAAGCAAAACTTAAAAAATTATCTGAAGATGATATTGAGGATATTTCAAATTTTTTATCAGATACTATTGAGAGAAAAATTTCATCTTCACTAAAGTCTCAAAAAGAAATTTTATCAATGGATATTAGTATTAATGTCCTCTATCCTGATGAAAAAGGGGAACTTGATGTAGATGCAAGTATTGATATTGATCTAGATGAACTGTCTAAGTTATCAAATGAAAAAATTGAAGAAGTAATCGATGAGTCTTATTTGGAACTTGATGAATACATTAACGAAAATTTCAGAGAATAA
- the rpl37A gene encoding 50S ribosomal protein L37Ae, giving the protein MARTKKVGITGRFGARYGRKAKRQVKKIEENMKKKHVCPKCDRPYVKRVSAGIWECKKCGTVFTGGAYVPETPMVKAASRNIKRLVGGN; this is encoded by the coding sequence ATGGCAAGAACAAAAAAAGTTGGTATTACTGGTAGATTCGGTGCTAGATACGGAAGAAAAGCAAAAAGACAAGTTAAAAAAATCGAAGAAAACATGAAAAAGAAACATGTTTGCCCTAAATGTGACAGACCTTATGTAAAAAGAGTTAGTGCTGGAATATGGGAATGTAAAAAATGTGGTACAGTCTTTACTGGTGGAGCATATGTACCTGAAACTCCTATGGTAAAAGCTGCAAGTCGTAACATTAAAAGACTAGTTGGAGGAAACTAA
- the rrp42 gene encoding exosome complex protein Rrp42 — protein sequence MNIVPEITRRSVTRLINDGKRADGRAFDERRDIFIEHNVIDKSEGSARVKLGDTQVIVGVKPTIGEPFADTPNLGVLMTNCELLPMAAPGFESGPPSPESIELARVVDRGIRESELVDLEKLCIEEGKKVWMLFIDLHVIDYDGNLFDASNLAVMAALMNTKLPIAEYLDDEVVLSEDETMDLPVRDKLALSTFVKIGNGLILDPSLEEEEILEARITVGVTGDANNICSMQKGGEATLTRDEILDAVHMAFTTKEDLLSYLD from the coding sequence ATGAATATTGTACCAGAAATTACTAGAAGAAGTGTTACTAGACTTATAAATGATGGTAAAAGAGCTGATGGGAGAGCTTTTGATGAAAGAAGGGATATTTTCATTGAACATAATGTAATTGATAAATCAGAAGGCTCTGCGAGAGTTAAATTAGGTGACACCCAAGTTATTGTAGGTGTAAAACCAACAATCGGTGAACCATTTGCAGATACTCCTAATTTAGGTGTATTAATGACTAATTGTGAACTTTTACCGATGGCTGCTCCTGGATTTGAATCAGGTCCACCTAGCCCTGAATCTATTGAACTTGCACGTGTAGTAGACCGTGGAATTCGTGAAAGTGAATTAGTAGATTTAGAAAAACTTTGTATTGAAGAAGGTAAAAAAGTATGGATGTTGTTCATTGATTTACATGTTATTGATTATGATGGAAATCTTTTTGATGCATCTAATCTTGCTGTAATGGCTGCTTTAATGAACACTAAATTACCTATTGCAGAATATCTTGATGATGAAGTTGTTTTATCTGAAGATGAAACTATGGATTTACCTGTAAGGGATAAATTAGCATTATCCACTTTTGTAAAAATTGGAAATGGCTTAATTTTAGATCCTAGTTTAGAAGAGGAAGAAATCTTAGAGGCTAGAATAACTGTCGGTGTTACAGGTGATGCTAATAACATTTGTTCTATGCAAAAAGGTGGAGAAGCAACTTTAACTAGGGATGAAATCCTTGATGCTGTACATATGGCATTTACCACTAAAGAGGATTTACTTTCTTATTTAGATTAA
- a CDS encoding Brix domain-containing protein: protein MLISTSRKPSQKTRTFCKNFSHAFGFDYTNRGKSSLRDLLIKATQLGHDSLVLVYQIKGNPSKLTFYDLEANEKLALLVSVNTTNERLHIKPEDLKIRSSVKELDILAEVLAIEITKQPQDSNYIRISYADYDDDKNFAIIYFVNKKGEQIDFQINVKKIVEN, encoded by the coding sequence ATGCTTATTTCTACATCAAGAAAACCATCTCAGAAAACAAGAACTTTCTGTAAGAATTTTTCACATGCTTTTGGTTTTGATTATACTAATAGAGGAAAAAGTAGCTTAAGGGATTTACTTATTAAAGCTACTCAATTAGGTCATGATAGCCTTGTTTTAGTTTATCAAATTAAAGGAAATCCAAGTAAATTAACTTTTTATGATTTAGAAGCTAATGAGAAATTAGCATTACTTGTTTCTGTTAATACAACTAATGAACGTCTTCATATAAAACCAGAGGATTTAAAGATTAGATCAAGTGTAAAGGAATTAGATATTTTAGCTGAAGTCTTAGCTATTGAAATTACTAAGCAGCCACAAGATTCTAATTATATTAGAATATCTTATGCAGATTATGATGATGATAAAAATTTTGCAATAATCTATTTTGTAAATAAGAAAGGAGAACAAATAGATTTTCAAATAAATGTTAAAAAAATAGTTGAAAATTAA
- a CDS encoding DNA-directed RNA polymerase subunit P: protein MYKCPECGTEVDHKGYMENKCPKCRYRILFKKVPEVRKIVKAR, encoded by the coding sequence TTGTACAAATGTCCTGAATGTGGAACTGAAGTTGACCACAAAGGTTACATGGAAAATAAATGTCCTAAATGCAGATATAGGATTTTATTTAAAAAAGTTCCAGAAGTCAGAAAAATCGTAAAAGCAAGATAG
- a CDS encoding KEOPS complex subunit Pcc1 codes for MNYLNFNFFGGIFISESDILKSINSDIVIDFDSEKQAKIVYESIFLEFKTSPDYRSSMDLKLDKNTIIITIDAEDATSFRASINSAIKWIKLSVEINELAEN; via the coding sequence TTGAATTATTTAAATTTTAATTTTTTTGGAGGAATTTTTATTAGTGAAAGTGATATTTTAAAATCAATTAATAGTGATATTGTAATTGATTTTGACTCAGAAAAACAAGCTAAAATTGTTTATGAATCTATTTTCCTTGAATTTAAAACTTCTCCAGATTATAGATCTTCTATGGATTTAAAATTAGATAAAAATACCATTATAATTACAATTGATGCAGAAGATGCCACATCTTTTAGAGCATCTATTAATTCAGCTATTAAATGGATTAAATTATCTGTTGAAATTAATGAATTAGCTGAAAATTAA